In a single window of the Tellurirhabdus bombi genome:
- a CDS encoding lycopene cyclase family protein, which produces MKRYDFIIAGGGMAGLSLAYYLTQSTLRDRSILILDKEFKNKNDRTWCFWERGEGTFEPIIFRKWPAVDFFGTVFSGSLNIGNYQYKMLRGIDFYEFVRNQLAKHPNIEFKQATINRVKDTPQGGFVIADDEPYMADFVFDSTFQLKLDIPEQHNLLQHFKGWVINAQNPCFDVKKPIMMDFRVEQQGDCRFIYVLPFDEKTALVEYTVFNEAVLTDYEYEVPLRNYIDRFLETGGYQICETEFGVIPMSDEPTQENPSEHVVRIGTAGGFTKPSTGYTFQRTQRYLAEIVKNLAATGSPKRRTSWFNRRFGLYDSILLNVLHKRRYPADDFFTLLYKRNHPAKVFEFLDEDTNFMEELKIMSSVPLGAFTKALFDVLKRRLL; this is translated from the coding sequence ATGAAACGATACGACTTCATCATCGCTGGCGGTGGCATGGCGGGTTTGAGTTTAGCTTATTACCTAACTCAGTCTACCCTGCGCGATCGCTCAATCCTGATACTGGATAAAGAATTTAAAAATAAAAATGACCGGACCTGGTGCTTTTGGGAGCGCGGAGAAGGAACATTTGAACCCATTATCTTTCGAAAATGGCCCGCCGTTGATTTTTTTGGAACCGTGTTTAGCGGCTCCCTTAATATTGGCAACTACCAGTATAAGATGTTGCGGGGTATTGATTTCTATGAATTTGTTCGGAATCAGCTGGCTAAGCATCCCAATATCGAGTTCAAGCAGGCTACAATCAACCGCGTGAAGGATACGCCACAAGGCGGCTTTGTGATTGCAGACGATGAGCCTTACATGGCTGATTTTGTATTTGACAGCACGTTTCAATTAAAACTCGATATTCCCGAGCAACATAACTTACTACAGCACTTTAAAGGTTGGGTGATCAACGCGCAAAACCCCTGTTTTGACGTAAAAAAGCCCATTATGATGGATTTTCGGGTGGAGCAGCAAGGCGACTGCCGATTCATCTACGTACTTCCTTTCGACGAAAAAACAGCCCTGGTGGAGTACACCGTTTTCAACGAAGCCGTATTGACCGACTATGAGTATGAAGTGCCATTACGTAATTACATCGACCGTTTTTTAGAAACCGGCGGCTATCAGATTTGTGAAACGGAATTTGGCGTTATTCCCATGTCTGACGAACCGACGCAGGAGAACCCTTCTGAGCATGTCGTTCGAATTGGCACTGCCGGGGGCTTTACCAAACCGTCTACAGGGTATACTTTTCAGCGCACGCAGCGTTATTTAGCCGAGATTGTCAAGAACCTGGCGGCAACGGGCAGCCCCAAAAGGCGAACAAGTTGGTTCAACCGCCGATTTGGCCTTTATGACAGCATTCTACTCAATGTGTTGCACAAACGGCGTTATCCCGCTGATGATTTCTTCACACTGCTTTATAAGCGCAACCACCCCGCCAAAGTATTCGAATTCCTGGATGAGGATACAAATTTTATGGAGGAGCTTAAAATTATGTCAAGCGTGCCGTTGGGTGCTTTCACCAAGGCACTGTTTGATGTCCTGAAGAGGCGGTTGCTCTGA
- a CDS encoding DUF1800 domain-containing protein, with translation MASLNSVTSPLTARQVSHLLRRATVGVSTAKMRSWIGLTPQAALERLFAEQPLLPAPLDPATGKTFVDIPFSSTLSKSYLKGWWVGQMLTEQVSVREKMVLFWQNHFVTTLAEVDDYRYFYYQNLMLRRNALGNFRTFIIEVTKDPAMLRYLNGNQNVAGKPNENYARELLELFTIGRNNYTEDDVKAAARVLTGWADSGFRSTTTATITTSFRANQHDTTNKQFSTFFQNTLIQGKTGATAGEAELGSLIDMILAQPETARFICRKLYRWFLNADISPDVEQTIIEPLAKIFRGSNYEIKPVVSALLTSQHFYEESLRGSIIKSPVELVIGAWRAFEMPVPDLTKEAAVFYTFTNYLLQRTKEQQQDLLDQPSVFGYKPYYDTGFSEIWINASTLALRGNFTDQLINGRITINNVRQYPDLIKIAGATTAPTDVEKLINELAENWFAVDLTKQQKDYMIDQIMVPGLPRYVWSDEWNNYKNDPTSTNKRMAIQTKLVNLMLYMFRLAEYQMV, from the coding sequence ATGGCTTCGCTCAATTCGGTGACAAGTCCGCTAACGGCTCGACAGGTTTCTCATTTACTGAGAAGAGCTACAGTTGGTGTATCCACGGCCAAGATGCGGTCTTGGATTGGCCTGACACCGCAGGCTGCATTAGAGCGTCTATTTGCTGAGCAGCCACTCCTACCAGCTCCGCTTGACCCCGCTACAGGAAAAACTTTCGTTGATATCCCGTTTAGCTCAACCTTGTCCAAAAGCTATCTGAAAGGCTGGTGGGTGGGCCAAATGCTAACAGAGCAGGTATCGGTACGCGAAAAAATGGTACTCTTCTGGCAAAATCATTTTGTGACTACGCTGGCTGAAGTAGATGATTATCGGTACTTCTATTATCAGAACCTGATGCTTCGCCGGAACGCGCTCGGAAACTTCCGAACGTTTATAATCGAGGTGACCAAAGATCCGGCTATGCTTCGCTACCTGAATGGCAACCAGAATGTAGCGGGGAAACCCAACGAAAATTATGCCCGTGAACTGCTGGAACTCTTTACCATTGGTCGCAATAACTACACAGAGGACGATGTGAAAGCGGCAGCTCGGGTGTTGACAGGCTGGGCTGATTCTGGTTTTCGGAGCACAACAACGGCAACTATTACAACGAGTTTTCGCGCTAATCAACACGATACGACCAACAAACAGTTTTCTACTTTTTTCCAGAATACGCTGATTCAGGGCAAAACAGGCGCGACGGCAGGAGAGGCAGAGTTGGGAAGTTTGATCGACATGATCTTGGCCCAGCCAGAAACAGCCCGTTTCATATGCCGTAAATTGTACCGCTGGTTTCTCAACGCGGATATAAGTCCTGATGTTGAGCAAACGATTATTGAGCCGCTGGCCAAAATCTTTCGCGGAAGCAATTATGAAATAAAACCTGTTGTATCGGCGCTGCTTACGAGCCAGCATTTCTACGAGGAAAGTTTGCGGGGAAGCATCATAAAATCTCCGGTAGAACTGGTGATAGGCGCGTGGCGGGCGTTTGAAATGCCTGTGCCTGATCTAACCAAAGAAGCCGCTGTCTTTTATACGTTTACAAACTACCTGCTTCAGCGCACAAAAGAGCAGCAGCAAGACCTGCTCGACCAACCGTCGGTTTTTGGCTACAAACCTTACTACGATACAGGCTTTTCCGAAATCTGGATTAATGCGAGTACACTAGCGCTGCGGGGCAATTTCACGGACCAGCTTATAAATGGCCGGATCACTATCAACAACGTTCGGCAATACCCAGACCTGATCAAAATCGCCGGGGCAACGACTGCACCCACTGACGTAGAAAAGCTGATTAATGAATTGGCCGAAAATTGGTTTGCGGTAGATTTGACGAAGCAGCAGAAAGATTACATGATCGACCAGATCATGGTTCCGGGTTTGCCGCGTTACGTTTGGTCGGATGAGTGGAATAATTACAAAAATGATCCAACGAGCACTAATAAACGCATGGCTATCCAGACTAAACTGGTTAATCTGATGCTATATATGTTTCGTCTGGCTGAATATCAAATGGTCTAA
- a CDS encoding OsmC family protein, with the protein MPTIRTTYLGDLRTQATHLQSGTQILTDAPIDNNGKGEAFSPTDLVAASLGSCMMTIMGIVARREGIDLTGSDMDITKVMNSEGPRRIVRIEVLLQMQTPEELPADTREKLERAAHTCPVALSLHPDIEQAIQFEWKSLVKA; encoded by the coding sequence ATGCCGACGATTCGTACCACCTATTTAGGCGACTTGCGTACTCAGGCTACGCACCTGCAATCAGGAACCCAAATTCTCACCGATGCACCCATCGATAACAACGGAAAAGGTGAAGCATTCTCCCCCACTGACCTGGTAGCCGCTTCTTTGGGAAGCTGTATGATGACCATTATGGGTATTGTTGCCCGCCGCGAGGGAATTGACCTGACAGGCAGTGATATGGACATTACGAAAGTGATGAACTCGGAAGGCCCCCGCCGGATTGTCCGGATCGAAGTACTGCTACAGATGCAAACGCCGGAAGAACTGCCAGCCGATACCCGCGAAAAATTAGAGCGTGCTGCCCATACGTGCCCGGTTGCGCTGAGCCTACACCCCGATATCGAACAAGCCATTCAGTTTGAGTGGAAAAGCCTTGTTAAAGCGTGA
- a CDS encoding DUF1501 domain-containing protein produces MSLRKMDRRKFLRYTAGTLATSVVLDGYGARAFDVQQSALIQSLSHLAGANDRILVLIQLNGGNDGLNTVIPLDQMSRYVSLRSNIAIPESKVLTLDKNPTTGLHPAMTGLQRLYNDGKLSIVHSVSYPSPNFSHFRSSDIWFTGADSDKLLTTGWAGRYLDERYPGYPEKYPNQQNPDPLAIQIGAVASTALLGPAQTMAITLQNPDTFAQLVGEKPNVNSDLNLETPAGRHIAFIRQQQQTSVGYAAQIKAAASKGKNQVTYPTGNTLADQLKIVARLIHGGLQTKLYYVSLGGFDTHASQVSATDPTSGAHANLMRYVSDGIKTFMDDVKAMGAEDRVVGMTFSEFGRRAVSNSSLGTDHGVAAPLFIFGSAVKRQVVGKNPDLNDLSNNNIKMQTDFRQVYAALLGDWLGEGETVLTEVLSRDFERVPVFKEYITATDPISQSFRIFPNPATENVILEAEELSDVRSVNLIDQLGRSHQPRAVNRLAEKTLGMYVGNLPSGTYLVNIETPHKRLIGRLLVAH; encoded by the coding sequence TTGTCGCTACGAAAAATGGATCGTCGGAAGTTTTTGAGATACACGGCAGGGACGCTGGCAACGTCTGTCGTGCTGGACGGCTACGGAGCCAGGGCCTTTGATGTTCAGCAATCGGCTTTGATCCAGTCGTTGAGCCATTTGGCGGGAGCAAACGACCGAATTTTAGTGCTGATTCAGTTAAACGGAGGCAATGATGGCCTAAATACGGTTATTCCACTGGACCAAATGAGCCGCTATGTGTCGCTACGAAGCAACATTGCGATTCCAGAGTCGAAGGTGTTAACGCTGGATAAAAACCCAACAACGGGTTTGCACCCAGCCATGACGGGTTTGCAGCGGCTCTACAACGATGGTAAATTGTCGATTGTGCACAGTGTTTCTTATCCATCACCTAACTTTTCGCACTTCCGGTCGAGTGATATCTGGTTTACCGGTGCGGATTCGGATAAACTGCTGACAACGGGTTGGGCGGGACGGTACCTCGATGAGCGTTATCCTGGGTATCCCGAAAAATACCCGAACCAACAAAATCCCGATCCCTTGGCGATCCAGATTGGGGCGGTCGCGTCGACTGCTTTGCTGGGGCCAGCGCAAACCATGGCCATCACGCTGCAAAATCCCGACACATTTGCGCAACTGGTGGGCGAAAAGCCAAACGTAAATTCGGATTTAAACCTGGAAACGCCCGCCGGACGGCATATCGCCTTTATCCGGCAGCAGCAGCAAACATCGGTTGGCTACGCGGCGCAGATCAAAGCTGCCGCCTCAAAAGGCAAGAATCAGGTTACTTACCCGACTGGAAATACCCTGGCCGATCAGCTTAAAATTGTGGCCCGCCTGATCCACGGAGGTTTGCAAACGAAATTGTACTATGTATCGCTGGGGGGCTTCGATACGCACGCTTCGCAGGTCAGTGCAACCGACCCGACAAGTGGTGCCCACGCAAATCTGATGCGTTATGTGTCCGATGGGATCAAAACATTCATGGACGATGTGAAAGCAATGGGTGCCGAAGACCGCGTGGTAGGGATGACGTTCTCTGAGTTTGGGCGTAGGGCGGTTTCCAACAGCAGTTTGGGGACTGATCACGGCGTGGCGGCTCCTTTGTTCATTTTTGGCAGTGCGGTGAAAAGGCAGGTGGTTGGCAAAAATCCAGATCTGAATGATTTGAGCAACAACAACATCAAAATGCAGACGGATTTTCGGCAGGTATATGCGGCCCTGCTGGGCGATTGGTTGGGCGAAGGCGAAACGGTCCTGACGGAAGTGCTATCACGCGATTTTGAACGAGTCCCCGTCTTTAAAGAATACATAACCGCAACGGATCCGATTAGTCAGTCGTTTCGTATTTTCCCTAATCCAGCCACTGAAAATGTTATTCTAGAGGCGGAGGAATTATCGGACGTTCGCTCGGTGAATCTCATCGACCAGTTGGGACGTAGCCACCAGCCCAGGGCAGTAAATCGGTTGGCGGAAAAAACTCTGGGTATGTACGTAGGAAATCTGCCCAGCGGGACCTATTTAGTAAACATAGAGACTCCACATAAGAGACTGATAGGCCGGTTGCTGGTTGCTCATTGA
- a CDS encoding aminotransferase class V-fold PLP-dependent enzyme: MPTRRSFFRQLGSATAGTLALPAFIEEATAQSLETYKPNASPPQLAQDEDFWSWIKAEYTVSPNLLNLNNGGVSPQPKLVQEAHIRFYQYSNEAPSYYMWRILDQGREAVRAKLADIAGCSADEVAINRNATEGLNTIIFGLTLKPGDEVILAKQDYPNMTNAWKQREKRDGIKLVWLDLDLPSENEDELVRKYVSAFSSRTKIVHVTHVINWTGQIMPVRKIADAAHKQGIEVICDGAHSFAHLEYKIPDLGCDYFATSLHKWLCAPFGSGMMYIRQEKVKNIWALLSSTEPDGSDIRKFESLGTRSFASEMAIGTAADFHLSIGAARKFARLHYLKSYWAEKVKDIPGVKLHTSLKPAFSGALAVVGIDGLKGNELESQLLGTYKIHTTPIGLGPLNGVRVTPHIYTTPKDLDRLVVAIDKIAASARKKS; the protein is encoded by the coding sequence ATGCCTACTCGTCGATCTTTTTTCCGCCAATTGGGTTCCGCTACTGCTGGAACGCTCGCATTGCCCGCTTTTATTGAAGAGGCTACGGCCCAGTCGCTGGAAACGTACAAGCCTAATGCGTCACCCCCGCAATTGGCGCAGGATGAAGATTTTTGGTCCTGGATTAAAGCAGAGTACACCGTTTCTCCTAACCTTCTGAATTTGAATAACGGCGGGGTAAGTCCGCAGCCAAAGCTGGTGCAGGAGGCGCATATCCGGTTTTACCAATATTCGAACGAAGCGCCTTCTTATTACATGTGGCGGATTCTGGACCAGGGGCGTGAGGCAGTGCGGGCCAAATTAGCCGATATCGCGGGCTGCTCCGCGGATGAAGTTGCCATCAACCGAAACGCAACAGAAGGACTAAATACCATCATTTTTGGGTTGACGCTAAAGCCCGGCGACGAAGTGATACTGGCTAAACAGGATTACCCGAACATGACCAACGCGTGGAAACAGCGAGAGAAACGCGATGGCATCAAACTGGTTTGGCTTGACCTCGATTTGCCTTCCGAAAACGAGGACGAGTTAGTGCGCAAATACGTAAGTGCCTTTAGTAGCCGGACGAAAATTGTGCACGTAACGCACGTCATTAACTGGACCGGCCAGATTATGCCCGTTCGGAAAATTGCGGACGCCGCGCACAAACAAGGCATTGAGGTGATCTGTGACGGAGCGCACAGCTTTGCTCACCTGGAATACAAAATTCCCGATTTGGGCTGCGATTATTTCGCGACCAGCCTGCATAAATGGCTTTGCGCCCCGTTTGGCAGTGGCATGATGTACATCCGTCAGGAAAAAGTGAAAAATATTTGGGCGCTGTTGTCGAGCACGGAGCCTGATGGCAGCGATATTCGGAAGTTTGAGTCATTGGGGACGCGCTCTTTTGCTTCGGAAATGGCCATCGGAACAGCGGCGGACTTTCACCTGTCGATTGGGGCTGCGCGGAAGTTTGCGCGTCTGCATTACCTGAAAAGTTACTGGGCCGAGAAAGTAAAAGACATTCCGGGGGTGAAGCTTCATACGTCGCTGAAGCCGGCTTTCTCCGGGGCGCTGGCCGTTGTCGGAATTGATGGCCTCAAAGGAAATGAATTGGAAAGCCAGCTACTGGGAACGTATAAAATTCATACGACGCCGATTGGCTTAGGGCCGCTCAACGGCGTTCGGGTGACGCCGCATATTTACACAACGCCTAAAGACCTGGATCGACTCGTAGTTGCTATTGATAAGATTGCTGCTTCGGCGCGGAAGAAAAGTTAA
- the lipA gene encoding lipoyl synthase has protein sequence MIELPVIPSEPQRKKRPDWLRVKLPIGPEYAKVRKLVDTYKLHTICESGNCPNMGECWGAGTATFMILGNICTRGCSFCAVATGRPNEYDTDEPRRVAEAVQLMKVKHAVITSVNRDELKDRGAEIWYQTVRAVKEQSPETTIETLIPDVKSNWEALIRMISAGQEVVSHNMETVERLYRAVRPQAKYARSLEQIKRTKEYGQRTKTGIMLGLGETREEVFKAMDDLAAHGLDILTLGQYLQPTKMHHEVIEWIHPETFAMYKEEGLMRGLKYVESGPLVRSSYHAERHVHV, from the coding sequence ATGATTGAACTTCCCGTTATTCCCTCCGAACCACAGAGAAAAAAACGCCCGGATTGGCTGCGTGTAAAGCTGCCTATCGGGCCCGAATATGCTAAAGTCCGCAAACTAGTTGATACGTATAAATTACATACAATCTGTGAAAGCGGCAACTGTCCAAACATGGGTGAGTGCTGGGGTGCTGGCACGGCAACCTTCATGATTCTGGGCAATATTTGTACGCGGGGTTGCTCTTTTTGCGCTGTTGCAACGGGGCGCCCGAACGAGTACGATACGGATGAGCCACGCCGCGTTGCTGAGGCGGTCCAGTTGATGAAAGTGAAACACGCCGTTATTACGTCCGTGAACCGCGATGAGTTAAAAGACCGAGGCGCTGAAATCTGGTACCAGACGGTTCGGGCCGTTAAGGAACAGTCTCCCGAAACGACGATCGAAACCTTGATTCCCGATGTTAAAAGTAATTGGGAGGCCTTGATTCGCATGATTTCAGCCGGTCAGGAGGTTGTTTCCCACAACATGGAGACGGTTGAGCGTCTGTACCGGGCGGTACGCCCGCAGGCAAAATACGCCCGTAGCCTGGAACAGATCAAGCGCACGAAAGAATACGGCCAGCGTACCAAAACAGGTATCATGCTGGGTCTGGGCGAAACCAGAGAAGAGGTTTTCAAAGCCATGGACGATCTGGCGGCGCACGGACTGGACATTTTGACGCTGGGTCAGTACCTGCAACCGACCAAAATGCACCATGAAGTTATCGAATGGATTCACCCGGAGACATTTGCGATGTATAAGGAAGAGGGGTTGATGCGGGGTTTGAAATATGTTGAATCAGGGCCGCTCGTTCGGTCAAGTTACCATGCTGAGCGGCATGTCCATGTGTAA